Proteins encoded in a region of the Streptomyces violaceoruber genome:
- a CDS encoding PH domain-containing protein, producing the protein MTVGQEVSVRSPRRRPLWVCVGVGAAGAVLAAGRLVYSGAFADWWVGGGLLAALVGVAFLHGVTLEVGADAYGVRYGSLLRRHRSMPWDDIADLRVHIQYGRHGEEYFRVGVLLRDGRTRRLPLPVSGSRDDRPDFDATLDALRALHRRHGNPESDHLAVISRRTAGRGAAGPLFLCLLLLAGAGLAAWFVPVTGAAKEAWDSAVPCAAGAASAERGACLTTRPAVIARTEVGRAKQPSRLYFTDGRPVDRLTVSREGAQGFRAGDRVELTLWRGQVRVVAAEHHVWREHFTSAGSVAVLAAGLALAAGYPGARVLVHRRGRRLPDDEVLPSALPFAGVLVVTALWLLPFCYVHPMGPPASPGPLAWAAAGSLITLGLLVLAWRATRIRPPRAATKAPSTGTAGATGAVPREAAGDVFLTARFLESTDYNPNHFGTHVVLGDGPPAVVPHPGPGRFAARPVPAHRLTVKGVRRPRGGDGDGVPRGWHVAELDDAGEPVRLAAAPADLTRILHALGAAGAATDTGAAGLPGLPPERGPRSPLFD; encoded by the coding sequence ATGACCGTCGGCCAGGAAGTGAGCGTCCGCTCCCCGCGCAGGCGGCCCCTGTGGGTGTGCGTCGGGGTGGGCGCGGCCGGGGCCGTCCTGGCCGCGGGGCGCCTGGTGTACTCGGGTGCGTTCGCGGACTGGTGGGTGGGCGGCGGGCTGCTGGCCGCTCTGGTCGGCGTCGCATTCCTCCACGGGGTCACCCTCGAGGTGGGCGCCGACGCGTACGGCGTGCGCTACGGCTCGCTGCTGCGCCGTCACCGGAGCATGCCGTGGGACGACATCGCCGACCTGCGCGTCCACATCCAGTACGGGCGGCACGGGGAGGAGTACTTCCGCGTCGGTGTGCTGCTGCGCGACGGGCGGACGCGGCGGCTGCCGCTGCCGGTGTCCGGATCCCGGGACGACCGGCCGGACTTCGACGCGACGCTGGACGCGCTGCGCGCCCTGCACCGTCGGCACGGAAACCCCGAGTCGGACCATCTCGCCGTCATCTCCAGGCGGACCGCGGGGCGGGGCGCCGCCGGGCCGCTGTTCCTGTGCCTGCTGCTGCTCGCGGGGGCCGGGCTGGCCGCGTGGTTCGTCCCGGTCACGGGGGCTGCGAAGGAGGCGTGGGACTCGGCGGTCCCGTGCGCCGCCGGGGCGGCGTCCGCGGAGCGCGGCGCGTGCCTCACCACCCGGCCGGCCGTGATCGCGCGGACCGAGGTGGGCCGGGCGAAGCAGCCCAGCCGGCTCTACTTCACCGACGGCCGGCCGGTGGACCGGCTCACGGTCTCGCGGGAGGGCGCCCAGGGGTTCCGGGCCGGTGACCGCGTCGAACTCACTCTGTGGCGCGGTCAGGTGAGGGTGGTGGCGGCGGAACACCACGTGTGGCGCGAGCACTTCACCAGCGCCGGTTCGGTGGCCGTTCTCGCCGCCGGGCTCGCCCTCGCGGCCGGGTATCCGGGTGCCCGGGTGCTGGTGCACCGGCGCGGGCGCCGGCTTCCCGACGACGAGGTGCTGCCGTCGGCGCTGCCGTTCGCGGGCGTTCTGGTCGTCACCGCGCTGTGGCTGCTGCCGTTCTGCTACGTCCACCCCATGGGCCCGCCGGCTTCCCCCGGGCCCCTCGCCTGGGCGGCCGCGGGCTCCCTGATCACCTTGGGCCTCCTCGTCCTGGCGTGGCGCGCGACCCGGATCCGCCCGCCGCGGGCCGCCACGAAGGCCCCGTCGACCGGGACGGCCGGGGCGACCGGAGCCGTGCCCCGGGAGGCCGCCGGCGACGTGTTCCTCACCGCCCGCTTCCTGGAGAGCACCGACTACAACCCGAACCACTTCGGCACCCATGTCGTGCTCGGCGACGGCCCGCCCGCCGTCGTCCCCCACCCCGGGCCGGGGCGGTTCGCGGCGAGGCCCGTCCCCGCGCACCGGCTCACCGTCAAGGGCGTACGGCGTCCGCGCGGCGGCGACGGCGACGGCGTGCCCCGCGGCTGGCACGTGGCCGAACTCGACGACGCGGGCGAGCCGGTCCGCCTCGCGGCGGCCCCGGCCGACCTGACCCGCATCCTGCACGCCCTGGGCGCGGCGGGAGCCGCCACGGACACCGGGGCGGCGGGACTGCCCGGACTTCCGCCCGAAAGGGGCCCGCGATCACCTCTGTTCGACTGA